TTGCAGCAATTTGGGTTGAAGATGATACTCTAGAACAAATAACACCTCGAGACATCTTTGTTTACAACCATGTTGGTGGAAGTCACATTGTTCAATATTACTATGGATGTTATGATCCACTTCAGTATCCATTATTGTTTCCTTTTGGTGATATTGGATGGCATCAAGGTATACAAAGAATCAACAGACAAAGTGCATTTATGTCTAATCATAGTCATACTGCACAATCAATTGATCCACATCAATCAATATCTGCCGAAGAATTACTTAGACAAGAAGATCAAGGTTATACGTACAATTCCAAatgatttatacattttatttacaatttacTTATTAAATATCGAAATTGTTAAATTTTTAGCCATAATTTTTTGTAGTGTTTCGAAGAAAGAGGAAAGATTCATTTGTTTCATGCCGCGAATACTATTGTTATAAGTTACAAATCAGGGAAAATATCAATTCTATTCTTCTGGTCTCTGGCCGACTGCTtcaacaatttgttgttgatatgtatattaaaattgagaCATCAAGATTAGATTATTTTCGTAGCAATCAGCAACACATTCGATCTAAATTATATCAAGGCATTGTGGATAGCATCAACGTTGGAGAAACAAATGCTTCTAGAATTGGAAAGCGAATAATTTTACCATCATCTTTTATTGGAGGTCTAAGGGATATGCAAAAAAGATACATGGAGGCAATGACTTTAGTTCAAAGGTATGGCAAACCAGATATCTTTCTGACAATTACATGCAACCCAAATTGGAAAGAAATCTCTGCTGAATTGAAACCACATGAAGAAACTCAAAATCGTCCTGATTTAATTGCCCGAGTCTTCAAAGCAAAGTTAGAAGAATTGAAAGATCAATTATTCAAGCGggaaatatttggaaaagtttcagcatatgtttatgttattgaaCATAAAAAAAGAGGACTTCCCCATGCACATTTTTTGATCATCCTACATCGAGATTGGAAATTATATGAACCTGAATCTTTCGATCAAATTGTTTCTGCAGAATTACCTGACAAAAACAAGAACTTACATCTTTATACAGCTGTTACAAAGCATATGATGCATGGACCGTGTGGAATTTTGAATCCTGCAAATGTCTGCATGAAAAGGAATGGTCATTGCAAAAATAGTTACCCAAGACAGTTTGTCAGAAATACAACTATTGGAAATGATTGTTTTCCAATATACAGACGAGCTGATGACAAAAAAGTAGTCAAAATCAGAGGTCATGATTTGGATAATCGATGGGTTGTTCCATACAATCCTTACTTGCTTGCAATGTTTGACTGCCATATCAATGTCGAAATATGTTCTACAATAAAGGCAGTTAAATACCTTTATAAGTATGTTTACAAAGGTCATGACCGTGTTGCCTTTAATTTGGTTTCTGAACAAACCAATCAACAAATTGATGAGATTCAACAATTTCAATCAGCCCAATGGATTGCTCCGCCAGAGGCAATGTGGAGAATATATGGATTTATTATCAATGAGGTGCATCCAGCAGTCTACAACTTACATTTACATCTTGAAAATCAGCACCAAGTAACTTTCCGAGCACATGAAAACTTGACAAACGTTATTAATTCTGATCTTTCTGCAAAGTCAATGTTGACAGAATTTTTCTCTACAAATCAAGTTGACCAAAATGCCAGAAGATTGTTATATAAAGAATTtccagaattttatgtttggagtCAACAATACAAAATGTGGACTGTTCGAAATAAACAAGTTGTTATAGGCCGAATCGTGACAGCAAATCCTTCTGAAGGTGAAAGATATTATTTGCGAATTTTATTGAATCATATAAGAGGACCATTATCATTTGATGATCTCAAGACAGTTAATGGTGTTTTAGCTCCCACATTTCGTGAAGCAGCTACAATGCACGGTTTATTACAAAGAGATAACAGCATCGAAGAATGTTTACAAGAAGCATCTCTTTATCAAACACCTTCTAATTTGCGGCGACTATTTGCAACCATTTTGGTCTATTGTAATCCAGCAAATCCAAGATATCTTTGGGAACTTTTTGAGCAAGACATGTCAGCTGATTTTCAAACAACTAAACATTCTCTATTAAATGTGAGAATGCAGGTTTTATACTCCATCTCCACAACACTTGAATCAATGGGTAAAGatattaattcatttcaacTTCTTGATCAAAACATTcattttgatgaagatgaatttttgtctagagaaattgatgatgaattaGCTGTTTCAATTCCAGAAGAAGATATACTTGCATCAACATTGCTCAATACAGAACAACAAGTTGTTTACAAGTTAGTTCTAGAAAAAGTTTTCTCAGATCAAAATGCTGCATTCTTTATAGATGGACCTGGCGGAACAGGAAAGACTTTTTTGTATAAAGCACTTCTTGCAGAAATAACATCAAAAGATTTAATTGCTATTGCAACTGCTTCATCTGGTGTTGCTGCATCAATTTTACCTGGAGGTCGAACAACACATTCACGATTTAAAATACCTCTAGATagtaacaaaaattctatatgcagcGTCAGCAAACAAAGTGGACTTGCAAAATTGCTACAAGTAACAAAATTGATTATATGGGATGAAGCTCCAATGTCAAGAAAGGAAGCTATAGAGGCATTAGATAGAATGTTAAAAGATGTCAACGATTCAGAACTACCTTTTGGTGGAAAAGTTGTTATATTTGGAGGAGATTTTCGTCAAATTTTACCCGTTGTTCCTAAAGGCACAAGACAACAACAGATTGATGCTAGCTTGGTTTCTTCTTATCTATGGCCCATATTAACAAAGATTCATttgactgaaaatatgcgtGCCAGATTAGATCCAGATTTTTCAAACTACATATTGAAATTGGGCAATGGAATGCCACCAATTACAATTGACGAATATGTCAAGATTCCTACAACAATGTTAATCCCATATCAAGACGATAGTACTTCTTTGGATCAACTGTTGGATGCTATTTTTGATGATATTTCAGAATATTCAATGAATATTTCAAACATGATGAATCGTGCCATATTAGCACCAAAGAACAGCTATGTAGATGAGATAAACAATTTATTGATACAAAGATTTCCAGGAGAGATGAAACAGTATTACAGCTTTGACGAAACAATAGATGCATCTGAACAAGCAGTCATGGAAGATTTCTTAAATACATTAACTCCAAATGGATTCCCTCCACATCAATTGTTGCTGAAACAGAATTGTCCGATCATGTTGCTTAGAAATATTAATCCTTCAGAAGGATTATGCAATGGAACACGACTGATTTGTCGTAATTTTGATCATAATGTGATTCATGCAGAAATTGCAATTGGCCATCAGAGTGGCAAAAAAGTTTTTATTCCTGAAATTCCATTTTTGCCAAGACCAGATGAGAACAGTGGTTTCCCTTTCAAGAGAACTCAATTTCCTATCAGATTAAGTTTTGCAATGAGTATAAACAAATCACAAGGACAAACATTAGATCTTGTTGGGATATACTTGCCTCAACCAGTTTTTTCACATGGATAATTATATGTGGCTTTATCAAGAGCAAAGACTATTTCTGCAGTCAAAATTTTAATACGACCAATCTCAATAGAAGAACCAGAAaataattcaacaaaaaatattgtatatacaGAATTGTTAACAATTGCTACTGCTACTTGAAATCATGCAGGtaattaaatataagttttataatagattttaatctctaaaacaaaactataaatttactacaatttttttttttaacattttattaattccttgttttt
This sequence is a window from Carya illinoinensis cultivar Pawnee chromosome 9, C.illinoinensisPawnee_v1, whole genome shotgun sequence. Protein-coding genes within it:
- the LOC122275912 gene encoding uncharacterized protein LOC122275912 produces the protein MPSCRHCKAKKFFHETNNFCCADGSISLATNAVPEQLYTLFVSNNPESIQFRAYVRTYNNKFAFTSFGVKFDRNLSQRNRGIYTFRVQGQIYYYLSDLLPSNGRPSNLQLYFYDAEHEFENRILDSTRMDPSVIAQLMDILRVNPYSRFFRSLGDLPSLECQKICIRSDPGLDQRVYNAPTSSKVAAIWVEDDTLEQITPRDIFVYNHVGGSHIVQYYYGCYDPLQYPLLFPFGDIGWHQGIQRINRQSAFMSNHSHTAQSIDPHQSISAEELLRQEDQVFRRKRKDSFVSCREYYCYKLQIRENINSILLVSGRLLQQFVVDMYIKIETSRLDYFRSNQQHIRSKLYQGIVDSINVGETNASRIGKRIILPSSFIGGLRDMQKRYMEAMTLVQRYGKPDIFLTITCNPNWKEISAELKPHEETQNRPDLIARVFKAKLEELKDQLFKREIFGKVSAYVYVIEHKKRGLPHAHFLIILHRDWKLYEPESFDQIVSAELPDKNKNLHLYTAVTKHMMHGPCGILNPANVCMKRNGHCKNSYPRQFVRNTTIGNDCFPIYRRADDKKVVKIRGHDLDNRWVVPYNPYLLAMFDCHINVEICSTIKAVKYLYKYVYKGHDRVAFNLVSEQTNQQIDEIQQFQSAQWIAPPEAMWRIYGFIINEVHPAVYNLHLHLENQHQVTFRAHENLTNVINSDLSAKSMLTEFFSTNQVDQNARRLLYKEFPEFYVWSQQYKMWTVRNKQVVIGRIVTANPSEGERYYLRILLNHIRGPLSFDDLKTVNGVLAPTFREAATMHGLLQRDNSIEECLQEASLYQTPSNLRRLFATILVYCNPANPRYLWELFEQDMSADFQTTKHSLLNVRMQVLYSISTTLESMGKDINSFQLLDQNIHFDEDEFLSREIDDELAVSIPEEDILASTLLNTEQQVVYKLVLEKVFSDQNAAFFIDGPGGTGKTFLYKALLAEITSKDLIAIATASSGVAASILPGGRTTHSRFKIPLDSNKNSICSVSKQSGLAKLLQVTKLIIWDEAPMSRKEAIEALDRMLKDVNDSELPFGGKVVIFGGDFRQILPVVPKGTRQQQIDASLVSSYLWPILTKIHLTENMRARLDPDFSNYILKLGNGMPPITIDEYVKIPTTMLIPYQDDSTSLDQLLDAIFDDISEYSMNISNMMNRAILAPKNSYVDEINNLLIQRFPGEMKQYYSFDETIDASEQAVMEDFLNTLTPNGFPPHQLLLKQNCPIMLLRNINPSEGLCNGTRLICRNFDHNVIHAEIAIGHQSGKKVFIPEIPFLPRPDENSGFPFKRTQFPIRLSFAMSINKSQGQTLDLVGIYLPQPVFSHG